In the Paenibacillus sp. FSL R7-0337 genome, TCGTGAGCATCTTGGATTGGAGCAAAAATACGTGCTGAATAAGGGGCAGGGTTGATACTATGAGCGATGACAACCAAATCAAAGAGAACCAGGGCGATGGAATAGACGCCGGTGAACTACTGAGCGCCTTGATGGCGATGAAGAAGGGCAATTTCTCCCACCGGATGCCTTATGACCGTACGGGGATCGCTGGTAAGGTAGCGGATACGTTCAACGAGATTATGGATATTCAGGAGAGTCTGGTGAACGAGGTTCAGACGGTGGCCAGAGTGGTCGGCAAGGAAGGAAACCTGTCCAGGCGGTTCGTGCAGAAGAATCTGGGCGGGTCCTGGGAGACGGTGACCGATTCCTTGAACGGCCTGGTGATTGACCTGATTCAGCCGACCAGCGAGATGGTCCGGGTGATTAACGCCGTAGCCAAGGGCGATCTGTCCCAGCAGGTGGAGCTGGCGATCGAAGGACGGCCGCTTACCGGCGAGTTCCAGCGGACGGCAAGCAATATTAATAGGATGGTGAACCAGCTGAGCACGTTCGCTTCCGAGGTTACACGTGTAGCACGTGAGGTCGGTACCGAGGGAATTTTGGGCGGACAGGCTGATGTGAAGGGGGTCTCCGGTACCTGGAAGGATCTGACTGACAGCGTCAATTATATGGCGACGAATCTGACGGATCAGGTGCGCAACATCGCGGCGGTGACCACGGCCGTAGCGAACGGCGATCTGTCGAAGCAGATTACGGTCAATGCGCGCGGCGAAATCATGGAGCTGAAGAATACAATCAACACGATGGTGGATCAGCTCTCCATGTTCGCTTCCGAAGTGACCCGGGTGGCGCGTGAGGTCGGGACTGAAGGCAAGCTCGGCGGACAGGCTGATGTGAAGGATGTCTCCGGCACCTGGCGGGATTTGACCGAGAGCGTCAACTATATGGCGTCCAACCTGACGAATCAGGTGCGGAACATCGCGGTGGTGACCACGGCGGTTGCCAACGGCGATCTGTCGAAGAAGATTACGGCCGATGTGCAGGGTGAAATTCTGGAGCTGAAGAACACGATCAATACGATGGTGGATCAGTTATCGACTTTTGCTTCCGAGGTGACCCGGATGGCGCGCGAGGTGGGTACCGAAGGGATTCTCGGCGGGCAGGCTGACGTTAAGGGCGTCTCCGGCACCTGGCGGGATTTGACTGAGAGCGTTAACTATATGGCGTCCAACTTAACGAATCAGGTGCGCAATATCGCGGAAGTGACCACGGCGGTAGCCAAGGGCGACTTGTCGAAGACGATAACCGTCGATGCGAAGGGCGAGATTCTGGAGCTGAAAAGCACCATTAACATCATGGTGGACCAGCTCAGCAATTTCGCCTCCGAGGTCACGCGCGTGGCGCGGGAGGTATCTACAGAAGGGATTCTCGGCGGACAGGCCGATGTGAAGGGCGTCTCCGGGACCTGGAAGGATCTGACCGACAGCGTGAACTTCATGGCGGGTACGCTGACGGATCAGGTGCGCAATATCGCTGAAGTGACGACTGCCGTGGCGAAGGGGGATCTGTCCAAGCAGATTACTGTGAATGCGACCGGCGAGATCCTGGAGCTGAAGAACACCATTAACACCATGGTGGAGCAGCTGTCGATCTTCGCTTCCGAGGTGACGCGAGTGGCACGCGAGGTCGGCACTGAAGGAATGCTGGGCGGGCAAGCGCAGGTGAAGGGCGTAGCCGGGACCTGGCGCGATTTGACCGAGAGCGTGAACTACATGGCGTCCAACCTGACGAATCAGGTGCGCAACATTGCGGTGGTAACGACAGCGGTGGCAAACGGCGATCTGTCCAAGAAAATCACTGCGGATGTGCAAGGCGAAATTCTGGAGCTGAAGAACACGATCAATACGATGGTGGACCAGCTCTCCATGTTCTCCTCCGAGGTGACGCGTGTAGCGCGCGAGGTGGGTACAGATGGCAAGCTCGGCGGCCAGGCGCAGGTGAAGGGAGTAGGCGGCACCTGGAAGGACTTGACCGAAGGTGTAAATAACATGGCCCGCAATCTGACGGATCAGGTGCGTAATATTGCAGATGTGACTACGGCGGTTGCCAAGGGCGACCTGTCCAAGAAGATTACCGTAGACGTCAAGGGCGAGATTCTGGAGCTGAAAAATACGATTAACACGATGGTGGATCAGCTCTCGATCTTCGCCTCCGAGGTGACGCGTGTAGCGCGCGAGGTGGGCACGGATGGTAAGCTGGGCGCACAGGCCGAGGTGAAGGATGTCTCCGGGACCTGGAAGGATCTTACTGATACGGTGAACTTCATGGCGAGCAACCTGACGATTCAGATGCGCAACATTGCCGGTGTAACCACGGCGGTAGCGAACGGGGATCTGTCCAAGAAGATTACGGTGGATGTCAAAGGCGAATTGCTGGAGCTGAAGAACACGATCAATACGATGGTGGATCAGCTGAATTCGTTCGCCTCCGAGGTGACGCGCGTAGCGAGCGAGGTCGGCACGGACGGCAAGCTGGGCGGACAGGCCCAGGTGCGCGGTGTCGGGGGGATCTGGAAGGATCTGACCGACAACGTGAATATCATGGCGACCAATCTGACCGATCAGGTGCGCGGCATCGCCAAGGTCGTGACGGCAGTGGCGAACGGTAATCTGAAGCAGAAGCTGACGGTGGAGGCCAAGGGCGAGATTGCCGAGCTGACGGATACGATCAATAACATGATCGAGACGCTGGCTACCTTCGCTGATCAGGTCACTACCGTGGCACGCGAGGTTGGAGCCGAAGGGAAGCTGGGCGGACAGGCCAGCGTGCCAGGGGCTGCGGGTACCTGGCGTGATTTGACCGACAACGTCAATTACATGGCGAGTACGCTGACCACACAGGTGCGGGCCATCACCAATGTGGCTACAGCAGTGACTAACGGCGATCTGTCACGGGCGATTGATGTGTCCGCCTCCGGGGAGGTTGCCACGCTCAAGGACAACATCAACGAGATGATCCGTAATCTGAAGGAGACGACCCGCATCAACACCGAGCAGGACTGGCTGAAGACTAATCTGGCCAAGTTCTCGCGGATGCTTCAGGGGCAGCGCGATCTGTATGCAGTCAGCCGGATGATCCTGTCCGAGCTGGCTCCGCTGGTATCGATGCAGCATGGCGTCTTCTATATTAATGAACCCTCCGGCGGGGAGGCGGTCCTGAAGCTGTTCGCCAGCTATGCGTATCAGAACCGCAAGCATCTGGCGAATGAATTCCGTGCGGGCCAGGGGCTGGTTGGCCAGTGCCTGATTGAGAAGCAGCGGATTCTGCTGACTAATGTTCCGGGCGATTATGTGATGATCTCGTCCGCACTGGGCGAAGCCACTCCGCTCAATATCATTCTGCTGCCGATCATCTTCGAGGATCAGGTGCTGGCGATTCTGGAGCTGGCGACCTTCCGGCCTTACAGCGATATCGACATCGCCTTCCTGGATCAGCTTACTGAATCCATCGGCAGTGTAATCAATACGATGCAGGCGAACCAGCGTACGGAGGAGCTGTTGATTCAGTCCCAGTCGCTCACCGAGGAGCTGCAGAAGCAGCAGCTGGAGCTGCGGAGCACGAATGACGAGCTGGAGGATAAGGCGAAGCTGCTGGTGCTGCAGAAGGCAGAGGTGGAGAGCAAGAACCATGAGGTGGAGGTAGCCAAGCGTTACCTGGAAGAGAAGGCGGAGCAGCTTGCCCTTACCTCCAAGTACAAATCCGAATTCCTGGCGAACATGTCCCATGAGCTGCGCACACCGCTGAATTCCTTGCTGCTCCTGGCAGAACAGCTGGCCGAGAACCCGGATGAGAATCTGCATGAGCTGCAGGTGAAGTTTGCGAAGACCATTCAGGACTCCGGGCTGGAGCTGCTGAATCTGATTAATGATATCCTCGATCTGTCCAAAATCGAATCCGGCACGATCACGCCGGATTTCAGCGAAGTCTCGCTGGCAGAGCTGACGGACGGGCTGGACCGTACCTTCCGTCATATGGTGGATGCCAAGAAGCTTGACTACCGGATCAAGATTGATCCCGGTGTACCGGCCAGCATCGCTACGGATTCCAAGCGTCTGCTGCAAATCCTGAAGAACCTGCTGTCGAACGCCTTCAAGTTCACTGAGCAGGGACAGATTATGCTGCAGATCCGCAAAGCGGCCGACGGGTGGCACCCGGATAAGGAGTCACTTGAGCGCGCCACCACCGTAATCTGCTTCTCGGTAAGTGATACGGGGATCGGCATTCCGGCGGAGAAGCAGCAGATTATCTTCGAAGCGTTCCAGCAGGCGGATGGCAGTACGAACCGGGAATACGGAGGAACGGGTCTCGGGCTTGCCATCTCCCGCGAGATTGCCGAGATGCTCGGCGGAGAGATTAGCCTGTACAGTGAAGTAGGCAAGGGAAGTGTATTCAACCTGTACCTGCCGACGGAAGCGGAATTCACAGAACCGGAGCCTCCGAAGGCTCATGTTCCCGAGGTCATTGATATTACCCCGGCCAAACGCAGAAGCAGCCTTGCGAGGCCGGAAGAGGAGCCCTTCGCGGATGACCGCGAGCAGATTGAACCGGGAGACCGGGTGTTCCTGATCATTGAGGATGACCAGAAGTTCAACGAGATCATTCTGGGGATGCTCCACAAAAAAGGAATCAAAGCGGTTATCGCCACCAGCGGCTGGGATGTGCTGGAGCTGGTTCAGAAATACCAGCCGGCGGCCATCACGCTGGATCTGCATCTTGGCGGGGATACGGACGGCTGGCTGGTGCTTCAGCAGCTCAAGAATGATATCGGGGTGCGGCATATTCCGGTCTGCGTAATGACTGTGGATGAAGACGAGGTGCTGCTGCTGCAGAAGGGGGCTTACGATTACTTCCGCAAGCCCGTGACCAATGAGGAGCTGGAGAATGCGCTGGACCGGCTGAACCGGTTCGCGGATCATGCCACAGCTAATCTGCTGGTTGCCGTCCAGGATGAACAGGAGCGCAAGCATGTTGCCGGGCTGCTGGACAACCCGGATCTTACGCTTACTCTTGTAGAGACCGGGCGCAAAGCCTTGAACCAGTTGAACAGCAAGACGTTCGATGCGATCGTGCTGGACAGCAGCCTGGCGGACATGAAGCTGATCCGCTTCCTCCGGGAGATGTATAAGAACGCCAGAAATAAGAGAATCCCCGTCCTGGTGCAGATGAACCGGAAGCGGACATCGGAGGAAGAAGCCGAGTGGGATGAGCTGGCGAAGATGGCGGTGCTCAAAGAGGTGAAGTCGGATGCCCAGCTGATTGATGAATCCACCCTCGCCCTGCACCGCAAGGCAGGGAATCTGCCGCCGCTCTCCAGAGATAAGCTGGTGAAGCTCTATCAATCCGATGAGATGATCGAGTATAAAAAGGTGCTTGTAGTGGATGATGATATCCGCAACATCTTTGCGCTCACCTCCATTCTGGAGCGCCATCAGATGAAGGTGATCCCTGCGGAGAATGGCCAGGATGCGATCACGCTGCTGGAGCAGACGCCGGATATCGGAATTGTCCTGATGGACATCATGATGCCGGGAATGGACGGCTATGAGACTACCCGGGCGATCCGGGAGAAGCCGGAATGGAGAGACCTTCCGATACTTGCGCTTACAGCCAAGGCGATGAAGGGAGACCGGGAGCTGTGCCTGGAAGCAGGCTGCTCGGATTATATTACCAAGCCGGTGAACAGCGGACAGCTGTTATCGATGATGCGTACCTGGCTGGACGAATAGAGCAGGACGAATAGGACGGACCCTAAAACAGGTCCATGGAACAGGAACAGGAGCCAACCTTTTAGCCGCGATCAGGCGGTTAGGGCTGGCTCCTGTTTTTTTGCTAATATTCGATGAATATAGCTTATTAATCCGCAGAGGGTTCGAGCCGGCGGCAGGAAGCTCTCTCGATAAAGAGGGTGTCGACTTTGACCTTGGTACTGACTGCGGGCTGCCGGTGAAGAGAAGCGGTGAACAGATCGACTGCCCATGCGGCCATCCGTTCTTTCTCCACATGAACTGTGGTCAGCTCCGGGGCTACAATCTGCGATTCATTGATATTATCGAAGCCGATGACGGATACATCCTCCGGGATGGAGAAGCCCAGCTCGCCGAGTGCCTTGATCACGCTGATGGCGATGTAATCACATTCACAGAAGAAGGCGGTGGGAAAGGGCTGTCCGCTGTCCTTCAGCCGCTGCAGCTTGTCCCGTAACGGCCCCTGAGAGGAAAATAAGGTCGGCGGCACCGCCAGTATGCTGCTCCGGGGGATCTCCACCTGCGCCTCCGCCATGGCGTCCATGAACCCGCGCTGCCGTTCCCCGAAGTTATGAATCCGCTCCTCGGATGCGATATAACCAATTCTCCGGTGACCGTGACTAGTCAGATAGGTGCCTGCCTGATAAGCCCCCATATAATTATTGATCTCGACAAAATGGACAGGCAGCGCATCGAAGCAGGTGTCCAGCACGATCAGGCCGGGCAGCTTGTCCGCGATATCGGCTATTCTGGCCGCATCCAGGCTGGTTCCGAGCAGAATCACGCCGCTGGTGGGCTCCTCCATCACGGAATGAATGCCCTGCTCATAGTTCTTCTCTTCAATAGCGGAGAAAATCAGACTGTAGCCCCCCATCCGGCAGCGTTCCTCAATATGATGAATCAGCTCCCGGAAGAAGGGCTGCTGATAATACTCCTCATGGACCAGTCCGGCATTGGTGAACACCAGGAACCGCAGGGTGGTGGGGTTCGCATCAGCGGCGGCCGCTCTTCCCCTGCCGGTATATCCATAGGTCTCCGCCAGGCGCAGGATTCGCCCGCGTGTCTCTGGCCCGACCCCCGGCTTCCCGTTCAGGGCCAGCGAGACGGCCCCTTTGGAGACCCCGGCCAGCCGGGCAAGCTCCTCCATATTCAATGACAAGACCTCCATTCAGCATCGTAGCTTAAGTATGTTTAGTGTAAGGGAAGGCACAGATTTTAGCAATGAACCAGGTTTTTAGTTCGTTTGTTTAGTGTTGTTTAGCTGGAAATAATAACGTTGACGATAATTATAAGGTGATGTAGGATTGCTTTAGAATAGTTGTATAGTTAAATGATCTGGTTTTGTTTAGTTAGTGTTTAGTTCGATGTTGCTAATTGTATATCTAAGGATTCATACAGAAGGGAGCAGGACTTATGGCTAATCCGAAGGAAGCAGGGCAGGCTGAAGCATTCCAGGGGAGGGTCTCCGTATCGGTGCCGGACCAGACTTCACAGTGGGGGGTATGTGAAATTGTACTGCATGGAGGCCCTGCAGGGGGCAATCCGTTTACGGAGGTAGCGCTACAGGCGGAATTTTCAATGGGAGAATACTCCGTTCTGGCTCTGGGCTTCTATGACGGGGACGGAGTGTACCGCATCCGCTTCATGCCGGAGCATCAGGGGAAGTGGACCTTCCGGACCGGCAGCAATGCACCTGCTCTGCATGGACTTGAGGGAGAACTGGAATGCACGGCTGCGGCAGAGGGGACCCATGGTCCGGTCCGGGTGCGGAATACCTTTCATTTTGCCTATGCGGACGGAACGTCCTATCTTCCTGTCGGCACCACCTGCTACGCCTGGACCCATCAGGGGGATGAAATGGAGCGCCAGACGCTGGATACGTTGAAAGCGTCTTCTTTTAACAAAATAAGAATGTGCGTGTTCCCGAAATCCTACTCCTATAACGAGAATGAACCGGAGTACTATCCTTATGAAGGCTCGGTCCAGGCAGGGTGGGATTACAGCCGGTTCAACCCGGCGTTCTTCCGGCATCTGGAGGAGCGGATTGCAGACCTTGGGGAGCTGGGCGTCGAGGCTGACCTGATTCTGTTCCACCCGTATGACCGCTGGGGCTTCGCAGATATGGGCAAAGAGGCGGATGACCGCTATCTCCGGTACCTTGTAGCCAGACTCTCGGCTTACCGCCATATCTGGTGGTCGCTGGCTAATGAATATGATTTCATGAGCAACAAGCTGCTGGCCGATTGGGAGAGGTATGCGCATATTGTAACGTCGTATGATCCTTACGGGCACCTGATCTCTAACCACAACGGTATTGCCTTCTATGACTTCAACCAGCCCTGGGTTACGCATTGCAGTATTCAGCGTGTGGATGTGTACAAGACCTCCGAGAATACAGACGAATGGAGACGGCGCTGGAATAAGCCTGTCGTGATCGATGAATGTGTCTACGAGGGCAATATCGAGCATGGCTGGGGAAATATTACCGGGGAAGAGATGGTCCGGCGCTTCTGGGAAGGCGCGGTCCGTGGAGGATATGTCGGACATGGGGAAACCTACCTGCACCCGGAGGATAAGCTCTGGTGGGCCAAGGGCGGCCGGCTGTATGGCACGAGTCCTGAGCGGATTGCTTTTCTGCGCCGTGTGCTGGAGGAAGGGCCTTCAGAGGGACTGAACCCGCTGTCTTCGGATTGGGATCTGCCCAGAGCCGGGGTGGAGGACGAATATTATCTGTATTATTTCGGGTTCAACCGGCCGGGCTTCCGCCAGTTTACCATGAACCCGGAGATCCGCTATAAGGTGGAGCTGCTGGATACCTGGAACATGACGGTGGAGGAGCTTGCGGGTAGCTATCAGGGAACCTTCAGGGTCGATCTGCCGGGACGGACTTATATGGCGTTGAGAATGACGCGCCTGCACGAAGAGCAAGACCTGGAGGCGAAATAAGATGTGGAAGGTTGGTGTTGTGGGCGCCGGGTATTGGTCAGATAAGCATCTGCAGGCATGGCAGCGTATCCCCGGCGTTCAGATTCAAGGCCTGTGCGACCTGGATTCGGACAAGCTGTACAGTAAGGGTGTAGCATACGGAATTCCCCGGGACATGCTGTACTCCACGCTGGAAGACATGCTGTCTTCTGCGGAGCTGGATATAGTGGATATTATTACCGCGCCGGATACCCATCCCGAGCTGGTCGGACTGGCCGCACGGTCCGGGAAGCATATCCTGTGCCAGAAGCCGTTTGCCCGTTCTATGGAGGAAGCCTGTGAGATGGTGGAAACAGCCCATGCTGCGGGCGTCCGGCTGATGGTTACAGAGAACTGGCGCTGGCTGCAGCCGATTCAGGCTATCCGCAAGCTGCTGGATGAGGGAACGGCAGGACGGCTCCAGACGATCCGCTATATCCATACGGATTATTATTCACCGCGGTTTGCCCCGGAGAATGAGCTGCCGCAGCCGTTCTTCCGGGAGATGCCGAAGCTGCTGTTCTATGAGATGGGGGTTCACTGGTATGATACGTGGCGCTTCCTGTTCGGGGAACCGAAGCGGCTCTATGCGGAGACCCGGAAGGTCAGCCCGTATATTACCGGGGAGGATGCCGGGTTGATTACCCTCGGCTATGAGGATTACATGGGCTTAATGGATATGAGCTGGGCCACCCGGCAGAATTTGCCGGGCAAGCTCACGCTGCCTGTGCTGCCGGACCATAAGGAACAGCTGATTATTGAAGGCAAT is a window encoding:
- a CDS encoding HAMP domain-containing protein, translating into MSDDNQIKENQGDGIDAGELLSALMAMKKGNFSHRMPYDRTGIAGKVADTFNEIMDIQESLVNEVQTVARVVGKEGNLSRRFVQKNLGGSWETVTDSLNGLVIDLIQPTSEMVRVINAVAKGDLSQQVELAIEGRPLTGEFQRTASNINRMVNQLSTFASEVTRVAREVGTEGILGGQADVKGVSGTWKDLTDSVNYMATNLTDQVRNIAAVTTAVANGDLSKQITVNARGEIMELKNTINTMVDQLSMFASEVTRVAREVGTEGKLGGQADVKDVSGTWRDLTESVNYMASNLTNQVRNIAVVTTAVANGDLSKKITADVQGEILELKNTINTMVDQLSTFASEVTRMAREVGTEGILGGQADVKGVSGTWRDLTESVNYMASNLTNQVRNIAEVTTAVAKGDLSKTITVDAKGEILELKSTINIMVDQLSNFASEVTRVAREVSTEGILGGQADVKGVSGTWKDLTDSVNFMAGTLTDQVRNIAEVTTAVAKGDLSKQITVNATGEILELKNTINTMVEQLSIFASEVTRVAREVGTEGMLGGQAQVKGVAGTWRDLTESVNYMASNLTNQVRNIAVVTTAVANGDLSKKITADVQGEILELKNTINTMVDQLSMFSSEVTRVAREVGTDGKLGGQAQVKGVGGTWKDLTEGVNNMARNLTDQVRNIADVTTAVAKGDLSKKITVDVKGEILELKNTINTMVDQLSIFASEVTRVAREVGTDGKLGAQAEVKDVSGTWKDLTDTVNFMASNLTIQMRNIAGVTTAVANGDLSKKITVDVKGELLELKNTINTMVDQLNSFASEVTRVASEVGTDGKLGGQAQVRGVGGIWKDLTDNVNIMATNLTDQVRGIAKVVTAVANGNLKQKLTVEAKGEIAELTDTINNMIETLATFADQVTTVAREVGAEGKLGGQASVPGAAGTWRDLTDNVNYMASTLTTQVRAITNVATAVTNGDLSRAIDVSASGEVATLKDNINEMIRNLKETTRINTEQDWLKTNLAKFSRMLQGQRDLYAVSRMILSELAPLVSMQHGVFYINEPSGGEAVLKLFASYAYQNRKHLANEFRAGQGLVGQCLIEKQRILLTNVPGDYVMISSALGEATPLNIILLPIIFEDQVLAILELATFRPYSDIDIAFLDQLTESIGSVINTMQANQRTEELLIQSQSLTEELQKQQLELRSTNDELEDKAKLLVLQKAEVESKNHEVEVAKRYLEEKAEQLALTSKYKSEFLANMSHELRTPLNSLLLLAEQLAENPDENLHELQVKFAKTIQDSGLELLNLINDILDLSKIESGTITPDFSEVSLAELTDGLDRTFRHMVDAKKLDYRIKIDPGVPASIATDSKRLLQILKNLLSNAFKFTEQGQIMLQIRKAADGWHPDKESLERATTVICFSVSDTGIGIPAEKQQIIFEAFQQADGSTNREYGGTGLGLAISREIAEMLGGEISLYSEVGKGSVFNLYLPTEAEFTEPEPPKAHVPEVIDITPAKRRSSLARPEEEPFADDREQIEPGDRVFLIIEDDQKFNEIILGMLHKKGIKAVIATSGWDVLELVQKYQPAAITLDLHLGGDTDGWLVLQQLKNDIGVRHIPVCVMTVDEDEVLLLQKGAYDYFRKPVTNEELENALDRLNRFADHATANLLVAVQDEQERKHVAGLLDNPDLTLTLVETGRKALNQLNSKTFDAIVLDSSLADMKLIRFLREMYKNARNKRIPVLVQMNRKRTSEEEAEWDELAKMAVLKEVKSDAQLIDESTLALHRKAGNLPPLSRDKLVKLYQSDEMIEYKKVLVVDDDIRNIFALTSILERHQMKVIPAENGQDAITLLEQTPDIGIVLMDIMMPGMDGYETTRAIREKPEWRDLPILALTAKAMKGDRELCLEAGCSDYITKPVNSGQLLSMMRTWLDE
- a CDS encoding LacI family DNA-binding transcriptional regulator, which encodes MEELARLAGVSKGAVSLALNGKPGVGPETRGRILRLAETYGYTGRGRAAAADANPTTLRFLVFTNAGLVHEEYYQQPFFRELIHHIEERCRMGGYSLIFSAIEEKNYEQGIHSVMEEPTSGVILLGTSLDAARIADIADKLPGLIVLDTCFDALPVHFVEINNYMGAYQAGTYLTSHGHRRIGYIASEERIHNFGERQRGFMDAMAEAQVEIPRSSILAVPPTLFSSQGPLRDKLQRLKDSGQPFPTAFFCECDYIAISVIKALGELGFSIPEDVSVIGFDNINESQIVAPELTTVHVEKERMAAWAVDLFTASLHRQPAVSTKVKVDTLFIERASCRRLEPSAD
- a CDS encoding DUF5605 domain-containing protein produces the protein MANPKEAGQAEAFQGRVSVSVPDQTSQWGVCEIVLHGGPAGGNPFTEVALQAEFSMGEYSVLALGFYDGDGVYRIRFMPEHQGKWTFRTGSNAPALHGLEGELECTAAAEGTHGPVRVRNTFHFAYADGTSYLPVGTTCYAWTHQGDEMERQTLDTLKASSFNKIRMCVFPKSYSYNENEPEYYPYEGSVQAGWDYSRFNPAFFRHLEERIADLGELGVEADLILFHPYDRWGFADMGKEADDRYLRYLVARLSAYRHIWWSLANEYDFMSNKLLADWERYAHIVTSYDPYGHLISNHNGIAFYDFNQPWVTHCSIQRVDVYKTSENTDEWRRRWNKPVVIDECVYEGNIEHGWGNITGEEMVRRFWEGAVRGGYVGHGETYLHPEDKLWWAKGGRLYGTSPERIAFLRRVLEEGPSEGLNPLSSDWDLPRAGVEDEYYLYYFGFNRPGFRQFTMNPEIRYKVELLDTWNMTVEELAGSYQGTFRVDLPGRTYMALRMTRLHEEQDLEAK
- a CDS encoding Gfo/Idh/MocA family oxidoreductase yields the protein MWKVGVVGAGYWSDKHLQAWQRIPGVQIQGLCDLDSDKLYSKGVAYGIPRDMLYSTLEDMLSSAELDIVDIITAPDTHPELVGLAARSGKHILCQKPFARSMEEACEMVETAHAAGVRLMVTENWRWLQPIQAIRKLLDEGTAGRLQTIRYIHTDYYSPRFAPENELPQPFFREMPKLLFYEMGVHWYDTWRFLFGEPKRLYAETRKVSPYITGEDAGLITLGYEDYMGLMDMSWATRQNLPGKLTLPVLPDHKEQLIIEGNQATIKLYSSGTLSLIDNSGAETVVSEKNGLDFEESHYRLQSHFIECLNTGEEFQTSGEDNLKTLELVFGTYRSAEEHEVIHLA